A genomic segment from uncultured Desulfuromonas sp. encodes:
- a CDS encoding helix-turn-helix transcriptional regulator, which translates to MKISNFTTDSATLQEIGKRLAELRISLNLTQSQLAANAGIGKRTLERVESGEPTQTTTLIRILRALGQLEPLDALLPETQIRPMQILLNSNRKRKRASSSKHKPENTQPWRWGDEE; encoded by the coding sequence TTGAAAATAAGTAATTTTACAACAGACAGTGCGACTCTTCAGGAGATTGGCAAACGCTTGGCCGAATTGCGCATCTCCCTGAATTTGACCCAATCCCAACTGGCTGCCAATGCTGGAATTGGGAAACGAACCCTTGAACGAGTAGAATCCGGAGAGCCTACGCAAACAACAACACTTATTCGTATATTACGAGCCCTAGGACAATTAGAGCCATTGGATGCACTTCTTCCAGAAACGCAAATACGGCCAATGCAGATCTTACTCAATTCAAACCGAAAGAGAAAACGAGCGTCATCGTCAAAACACAAGCCTGAAAACACCCAACCTTGGAGGTGGGGAGATGAAGAATGA